The DNA sequence GAACACGAAGGCGCAGACGACGCTCTCCGGGTAGAACAGGCCGTTGTCCGGGTCGCTGACCTTGATGCCGGACACCTTCACGCCGGGCGCGACACCGGCGACGCCGATGCCGTTGCGGGCCGCGGCGATCTCACCGGCCACATGGGTGCCGTGGTAGTCGTCGGCGGTGTACGGCCGCCAGGCGCCCTCGCTGGTGTCCGCCTTGCCGCCGACGCAGTTGGCGGACTGGGCGGCGGAGAAGTTCGGGGCGAGGTCCGGGTGGGTGTCGTCCACACCGGTGTCGATGACGGCGACGGTCACCTTGCCACTGCCCGGGTTGATCTTCGCGGCCTCGTCGGCGCCGATCGCCCGCAGGTCCCACTGGTCGGCCTCGAGCGGCTCGCTGCCGGGGGTCTCGGCGGAGGCGGCCTCCGTACGGGCGGCCTCGGCGGCCGTCACGTAGTCGGCGGCGCCCTCGTCGGTCGTGCCGGCGGCGGTCAGCGGCGCGGTGCGGGTGGCACCGGCGGACTCGACACCGCGCGCCGTGCGTATCTCCTTGCCGAAGTCAGGGTTCGCCGAGTGGACGACGATCACGCCGATCCGGTCGTACGTGACCACGACGGTCCCGCCGGCCGCGGCGATCGCCCGCTTCACCGACGCGATCGTGCGGCGGTCCACCTCGGTGTTGACGACGTACGCCAAGGTGGGCGCGTCCGTCGCCCGCTCGGCCGCCGTCACCGCCTGAGGCGCCGCCGAGGCCGCCGCCGGCAGGAAGCCGAGCGAGGCGGTGAGGGACAGCACGACCGGTACGGCGAGGGCGAGGCGGCGTCTGGAACGCAGATGAGCCATGGGGTCTCCACATCATCCGGAAACGAAACCGGCCCGAACACAAGGTGGTGGTGCCCGGGCAGGTACATGACGGGGTGGTGCAGGGTGAAGCTATCCCGCGCTCTCGCTGGCCAGCAATGTTTTGCCGGGAACGTCTTCGGAAAACGCCTGGGGAAAAGAGACGGCGACAGTTGAACCGCTCCTCGCGTGGCGCCGTGCCCTTGGGCAGGAAGCGCGAGGACACTCGCCTTTCGTCCCCGTCCGACCTGACCGCAAGCGAGGAGTCCCCGTGGCCGCCGAAGCACCGCCCCCCTCGACAGAACAACACAAACTCCCCTCCCCCGAGGAGTTCAGCGAGGTGCAGGAGAGCGCTGAGTTCGGTGAACTGCGCCGCTCCTACCGCTCCTTCGCCTTCCCGCTGACCATCGCCTTCATCGCCTGGTACCTGCTGTACGTGCTGCTCTCCAACTACGCGGGCGGCTTCATGGGCGCCAAGCTGTTCGGGAACATCAACGTCGCCTTCGTCTTCGGCGTCCTGCAGTTCGTCACCACCTTCCTCATCGCCTGGTGGTACTCCCGGCACGCCGCCGCCAAGCTCGACCCCAAGGCCGAGGCCATCAAGACCCGTATGGAGGGCGGCGCATGAGCCCCGCGATCACCCATGTCCAGCTCGCCGCCAACGAGGCGAGCGAACACCGCCCGCTGATCATCACCCTGTTCGCGCTGTTCGTCCTGGCCACCCTCGGCATCACCGTCTGGGCCGGCCGGCAGACCAAGGACGCCGCGGACTTCTACGCGGGCGGCCGCCAGTTCAGCGCCTTCCAGAACGGACTCGCGGTCTCCGGCGACTACATGTCGGCCGCGTCCTTCCTCGGCATCGCCGGCGCCATCGCGCTCTTCGGCTACGACGGCTTCCTGTACTCCATCGGCTTCCTGGTCGCCTGGCTGGTCGCCCTGCTCCTGGTCGCCGAGCCGCTGCGCAACTCCGGCCGCTACACCATGGGTGACGTCCTTGCCTACCGCATGCGCCAGCGCCCGGTGCGCACCGCGGCCGGCACCTCCACCATCGTGGTGTCGATCTTCTACCTGCTGGCCCAGATGGCGGGCGCGGGCGTCCTCGTCTCGCTGCTGCTCGGCATCACCTCCGACGCCGGCAAGGTCCTCATCGTCGCCCTGGTCGGCATCCTGATGATCGTGTACGTCTCCATCGGCGGCATGAAGGGCACCACCTGGGTCCAGATGGTCAAGGCCGTGCTGCTCATCGGCGGCACCATCCTGATCACCTTCCTGGTGCTGCTGAAGTTCAACTTCAACATCTCCGACCTGCTGGGCAGCGCCGCCGAGAACAGCGGCAAGGGCGACGCCTTCCTCGAGCCCGGCCTCCAGTACGGCGCCGAC is a window from the Streptomyces capillispiralis genome containing:
- a CDS encoding DUF485 domain-containing protein; amino-acid sequence: MAAEAPPPSTEQHKLPSPEEFSEVQESAEFGELRRSYRSFAFPLTIAFIAWYLLYVLLSNYAGGFMGAKLFGNINVAFVFGVLQFVTTFLIAWWYSRHAAAKLDPKAEAIKTRMEGGA
- a CDS encoding S8 family serine peptidase, encoding MAHLRSRRRLALAVPVVLSLTASLGFLPAAASAAPQAVTAAERATDAPTLAYVVNTEVDRRTIASVKRAIAAAGGTVVVTYDRIGVIVVHSANPDFGKEIRTARGVESAGATRTAPLTAAGTTDEGAADYVTAAEAARTEAASAETPGSEPLEADQWDLRAIGADEAAKINPGSGKVTVAVIDTGVDDTHPDLAPNFSAAQSANCVGGKADTSEGAWRPYTADDYHGTHVAGEIAAARNGIGVAGVAPGVKVSGIKVSDPDNGLFYPESVVCAFVFAADHGVEITNNSYYVDPWLYNCMDDPDQKAIVDAVNRAQLYAQKKGTLHLASAGNSNHDLDSDAIVDDSSPDDSTPVTRTIDPHECFDVPTQLPGVVTVSATGVQNLKSYYSTYGRGVVDVAAPGGDRRYQLPDTPSKDGRILSTMPNGAYAFLQGTSMASPHAAGVAALLKSKHPWATPAQLQALLKAQADNPGCPESYDQDGDGVQDATCEGGNRVNGFYGYGIVDALRAVE